The Phycisphaeraceae bacterium genome segment CGACGCGTCAGCTTCACGTGACGCGCCGGAAGCCGGTCGTATCCCAGCAGGCGGATGATCTTGGGCACCGCGATCTCGATGGTGGGCGTGCGCACCCAGGTGTAGGCGTCCGGCTCGAACTGCTTCTGGAGCGCGGCGATCTCCGTCCACGACTCGAAGTCGTAGTTCAGATACTTGCCGTTCTCCACCGCGATCACTTCCGCGCGGTCGCCCAGCAGCAGCGTGAAGGCGCGGCGCGCGCTGACGACGCGCACCGCCGCGTACAGGCGATTGAGCACGAGCACCTTTTCGTCGAGCGCCAGCGCCGACATGCGATCCTCCAT includes the following:
- a CDS encoding HNH endonuclease, translating into MSALALDEKVLVLNRLYAAVRVVSARRAFTLLLGDRAEVIAVENGKYLNYDFESWTEIAALQKQFEPDAYTWVRTPTIEIAVPKIIRLLGYDRLPARHVKLTRRNIFARDRNRCQFCGKVFPTSELSLDHVVPRVQGGENSWDNIVCACVKCNMRKGGRTPEQAGMRLIRPPVKPKRNPTITLRLGEPKYHSWKAFLDDAYWHVELR